GATTCTCAGGGTCGCGTGATTGGCACCTGGGCCGATGTCATCAACCGGGCGAACCTGGGTATGGAAGTGATGCACGAGCGCAATGCTCACAACTTCCCCCTCGACCTCGCTACCGCTGAGGCGCCTGAAATCATCGGCTAGTCCTCGACGACTACCCCACTGATTGATTAGAACAACAGCGCTCCCGAAAGGGGGCGCTTTTTGTATGCTTCCAGTGGAGCTACCTTTATTGCAGTAGACGGAATATAGCAATCCGTGGATGATCGGCTAACCCTTTCGAAAAGTCGTTGACCAAGCCTTCGTTGACGACCAGATCTATCCACGGATTGCTATATGACCTCACGTCTGGGCACGGCAAGGGTTAATAAACATGATTGCTGGGTATCGAGGGCAATTAACTGATTACGCCGTTGATGGTAAGCGGAGCGCGCAACCAAAGTGTCTTTGAAACGTTGCTGGAGACCTGCTTAATGTCCGAGTTACGACTAGGAGCCTGGGTGATCTTGACAATGCCACGTTTCACCACGGCGGACGGATTGCTCAGTCAATTGAGGCCGCAGGAGGCAGACTCCTTTGCCTACCACCCTGTTCTCCTGACCTAAAACGGATTGAGAGGTGCTGGGGTTGGTTGAAAAACAGAATTCGCAAGCTTCTACCCTATGTTTAGGGTTTACGGGCTGCTATGGAAGAGGTGCTTAACCTTGCAACGTCGCAACCTTTATGGCTATAGCTATAGCTAACAGAAGAATTCTAGGAGCATAAACTAATTCATTCTCCTAATGTCGATAGGGCTTTAAAGTATCGCAATCGTGTGAGAACTGACTATGCTGGCCCTGTTGGCTAATCAGTGATTTTGCCTGTGGCTGGGTAGATAAGCGCACTTTGAACCTTACTGGCATGCGATCGCGCGGAAAGATAGTCAAGTTCTAATCAAACTGTTCTAGCGATGTAGAACCATTAACCAACTCCCAGTCAAAGTAGTGCAGCAAAGCCGCAAGCATGATCGTAGCTTCCAAAAGCGCTAAGGGAGCCCCGAGACAGTAATGTGGCCCTAAAGAAAAGCCAAGGTGTAGGGGCTGTTTCCCAGGCATGCCCTCTGCTTCATCTGCTTGAAGCCAGCGCTCTGGGTGAAACTCATCCGGGTTGGGATACATCTCGGGGTCTCTACCCGCGCCTAGGAAAAAGGGTTCTATACCTGTTTTTTGGGGAATCTGTATGCCGTTAATTTCAGTGTCTTGAGTGGCTACTAAAGGAATGCCAGGCGCTACGGGATAAAGTCGCATTGTCTCCTTAACGATTGCCTCAATATAAGTCAATTTCTTAATGACCGAGGTGTTAAGGCAGCCTTCCTGCTGCCAAATTCCGTCAACAATAGCTTGGGATTTCTGGCGTACCGTAGGGGTCAACTCCAGGGCTCCGACAGCAAACGATAAGGTATGAGCCGTGGTATCGTGACCAGCAAAAAGGAAGGCTTTCGCTTCAGCAACTAGAGTTTCTAGATTGTGTTGGGGATTCTTTGCGAATTGAATCAGCATCAAGGTTCGAAACTGCTGACTGACCCCAGCTATAGACTGAGCGTTGGGCTCTCTAGCCAACCGTAGCGCCATAGCCACGCGAGGTGCAAGGAAATTTTCTATGTATTGTTGAGCATTTTTGTATGTGCGCCCTTCCTTAGTCGGCAAATACTTTAGCCATTTGCTTTTGCCCGCAGACTGAAGCAACACCTGCTTTTCCAGTACGGCTAAGGCTTTGTATAATTTCTGCGGCTCAAAGGGGGGCTCTCCCTCAAAGTTTGGTTTACCATCCAGCGACACCCCCAAGAGGAAATGGGCAATTACTCCCATAGTTAAGTTAACAAAGAGTGAGTCGACACAAACAATCTCTTGCTTTGAAGCGAGCTGCTGAATGTCATCCACCACACCCATACAGCTATCAACAATCACGTCTAGCTTTTGCGAAAATTGATTGGGCTTGAATGACGGGGCAGCAGCCTGCCGCCGCCACTTCCATTCTTGACCCTTTTGATTGCCGATGTGAACTCCAAAGACATCTTGATAGGCCCCATAAAAATTAGGACTCCTGGCGAAGATGCCGTCACTCTGACCCTGGACAAGAATTTGCTCGATCAGTTTGGGTTTTGATACTATCAAAATTGGATTATTAAAGAGCCAAACTACGAACAGCGGGCCATATTGCTGGGTCCATTCCAAAAACTTCTGTGAAAACCTACCGTTTTTAGCTAAAGCAATTAATTCTAAGGCATTGCCACTGGGCCAATGACCTGGTGGTGTGGGCAGCGCTCTCAATGACTGAAGCCGCTGTGCTTGCTGTCGCCAGCGCCATCCTAACCCACCGGCCACTGTAGAAGCTAAAACCAAGACTGAGGCTAGACCTTGCGTTTTAATCATGCCGACTACTCCTTAAAATCACTGTATACAGTCATTCAGTGCTGAGTCGTCACTGCCTTGCTAATATCGTACAACCTGCCTTTTATTTGTTGCCAGGCTTAGGGCCATCAATGACATACTTGCGTAACATGGTTATTCCACTGGCTTGATGGTAGATGAAATTACGATGCTGAGTTTATTTCCAGCACCGTAGAAAGCAGCTTGTTCACCGCACTGAAGGAATTAGGTTTTCCTGAGGCACAGATCACGCCATTCTACTGAGTCTGCTGTTAGTTCAAACCTTATCGGGCATTAGGCCACGCCTGTGTAAAGCCAAACGGCATCATGGCTAAATCTAGCGGTATCTCACTAGCCACTACAGTTC
The sequence above is a segment of the Leptolyngbya subtilissima AS-A7 genome. Coding sequences within it:
- a CDS encoding cytochrome P450 produces the protein MIKTQGLASVLVLASTVAGGLGWRWRQQAQRLQSLRALPTPPGHWPSGNALELIALAKNGRFSQKFLEWTQQYGPLFVVWLFNNPILIVSKPKLIEQILVQGQSDGIFARSPNFYGAYQDVFGVHIGNQKGQEWKWRRQAAAPSFKPNQFSQKLDVIVDSCMGVVDDIQQLASKQEIVCVDSLFVNLTMGVIAHFLLGVSLDGKPNFEGEPPFEPQKLYKALAVLEKQVLLQSAGKSKWLKYLPTKEGRTYKNAQQYIENFLAPRVAMALRLAREPNAQSIAGVSQQFRTLMLIQFAKNPQHNLETLVAEAKAFLFAGHDTTAHTLSFAVGALELTPTVRQKSQAIVDGIWQQEGCLNTSVIKKLTYIEAIVKETMRLYPVAPGIPLVATQDTEINGIQIPQKTGIEPFFLGAGRDPEMYPNPDEFHPERWLQADEAEGMPGKQPLHLGFSLGPHYCLGAPLALLEATIMLAALLHYFDWELVNGSTSLEQFD
- a CDS encoding transposase — its product is MGDLDNATFHHGGRIAQSIEAAGGRLLCLPPCSPDLKRIERCWGWLKNRIRKLLPYV